In Mercurialis annua linkage group LG6, ddMerAnnu1.2, whole genome shotgun sequence, the following are encoded in one genomic region:
- the LOC126686763 gene encoding uncharacterized protein LOC126686763, which produces MNNQNHPKTQGHDSHGVHVCSKCGWSFPNPHPSAKQRRSHRKICGSIDGFKLPVHSDNSTHSAISDDEHQSDEDHKTPSPRVLMRSSSEMGSGARGDRSGRSEDEVFTDAVAEFTDSGSGKGPEESSGDVKKRETYADTVAEKDFRTYFSFEDAAFSDTVTPSSNSAHSSHMQNTEVQAMSGSTQDSKTPVLNTAIDFMERSSSDIKTGESVYESCDDRGHSSFDLNPIHLELQADELPNKIEKTGSNDAPETDAKGNEKTENKKIETDTKVIEERNLDSDVGEATETISELGKPDDKDSDSEPDAGAVQSKENVLSYELHSGELSNSSIHASQIKVDAVEGVASGGSVDLGEPSNGEEIKSENFRVFSVPDDIPVVENAEAMIVGFKDLRGGRLPQLVNVDSLDLGNEVEQSVVKDNVSTFDSNQIEGIDASVSDMHVMEGNFEHMDKNEEHIVEKVPDETDIETRQDNVTINENQKTETCAPGIEVEKITLQYPEEELPDGKSSSQEKSLEHSKEFLVDMDPVAATMVEVRQITNINSVGDAAVGDDAKSRAGKCDIVENDRVKIVEDERYPENVMATSEEGKVESYNASETETEEVNSTSGSMVGNLVKTTPEPVKNLQEDDVIPEIISGRNLSESECIQLSGASDKQEGLKELETNNNKTAQMEGASSINAAAECGNNGNNDEFLKSSDSVGVIEVLYKSSDKIDDVEILQNETAQVEGAGSVNAAAESGNNGDNDELLKSTDKVGVVEVLQHKTSDKIDDVEILQKSSEEHAKEEPQHSSADATSSIQNCPHVGDNHASGIASENQSQLFPEDGENTTVTQQLGLSTTDLSVDSSSQTDSLEGHWGSVSVLSTQSDMPAIVDAELLATNGLKASAAEAEITDSKKQQAFPEGQQQSDKSDMVEAPSFMTLVEPRDGDKAAASEIQTVQAKAVASQAGWFPSLTHVVNESQGRKKNEEIIAKVTNWSTGKQHTPLKNLLGEAAVAKAETKFKLQNAIEDPAPVVQKDETKVKDGSASPAISANSPVSAKTTVAESIKKDAGREWNSPARYPADIKREKKKVKGKPYWAQFVCCSSVK; this is translated from the exons ATGAACAATCAAAACCACCCAAAAACTCAAG GACATGATAGCCATGGAGTTCATGTGTGTAGCAAATGTGGTTGGTCGTTTCCGAATCCACATCCAAGTGCAAAACAGAGGCGTTCTCATAGGAAGATCTGTGGTTCCATTGATGGGTTTAAGCTCCCGGTTCACTCAGATAATTCTACCCATTCGGCTATTTCGGACGATGAGCATCAATCTGATGAAGATCACAAAACCCCCA GCCCTAGAGTTTTGATGAGAAGTAGTAGTGAAATGGGCAGTGGTGCAAGAGGGGATAGATCAGGTAGATCGGAAGACGAAGTATTTACGGATGCGGTTGCGGAGTTTACAGATAGTGGATCTGGAAAGGGTCCTGAAGAGTCTTCGGGTGATGTTAAGAAACGGGAGACATATGCAGATACCGTTGCTGAAAAAGATTTCAGGACCTATTTTTCATTTGAGGATGCTGCATTTTCCG ATACGGTTACACCTTCAAGCAATTCAGCTCACAGCAGTCATATGCAAAATACAGAAGTTCAAGCAATGTCTGGAAGCACACAAGATTCTAAAACTCCTGTTCTAAATACAGCCATTGACTTCATGGAAAGATCATCGAGTGATATTAAGACTGGAGAATCTGTGTATGAGTCTTGTGATGATAGAGGACATTCTTCATTTGACTTAAACCCCATCCATCTTGAATTGCAGGCAGATGAATTACCAAATAAGATCGAGAAAACTGGTAGTAATGATGCACCGGAGACTGATGCAAAAGGAAATgagaaaacagaaaataaaaagatCGAGACGGACACAAAAGTGATTGAAGAAAGAAATTTGGACAGTGATGTAGGTGAAGCCACTGAGACAATCTCCGAGTTAGGGAAACCAGACGATAAAGATTCAGATTCTGAACCAGATGCTGGAGCTGTTCAGTCGAAGGAAAATGTCCTCTCTTATGAACTACATTCTGGTGAACTTTCGAATTCTTCTATACATGCTTCTCAAATCAAAGTGGATGCTGTTGAAGGAGTGGCCTCTGGTGGTTCTGTCGATTTGGGTGAGCCTAGCAATGGAGAGGAAATTAAAAGTGAAAACTTCCGTGTGTTTTCAGTTCCTGATGATATACCTGTAGTGGAAAACGCCGAGGCCATGATTGTAGGTTTTAAAGATCTTAGAGGAGGGAGATTACCCCAATTAGTTAATGTAGACTCACTTGATTTGGGTAATGAAGTCGAGCAGTCTGTCGTCAAGGATAATGTTTCTACTTTCGATTCAAACCAAATAGAAGGAATAGATGCCTCTGTTTCTGATATGCATGTTATGGAAGGCAACTTTGAACATATGGATAAGAACGAGGAGCATATTGTTGAAAAAGTTCCTGATGAAACAGATATTGAAACTCGTCAGGACAATGTTACCATTAATGAAAACCAAAAGACAGAAACATGTGCTCCTGGAATTGAGGTTGAGAAAATCACTCTTCAATATCCTGAAGAAGAGCTACCTGATGGTAAAAGTTCATCACAGGAAAAGTCTTTAGAACATTCTAAAGAGTTCTTAGTTGATATGGATCCTGTGGCTGCTACAATGGTTGAAGTCAGGCAGATAACCAATATAAATAGTGTGGGCGATGCAGCAGTAGGTGACGATGCAAAAAGCAGAGCCGGAAAATGTGATATAGTTGAAAATGATAGGGTTAAAATAGTTGAGGACGAGAGATATCCAGAAAATGTAATGGCAACTTCAGAAGAGGGTAAAGTTGAAAGCTATAATGCATCTGAAACTGAAACCGAGGAAGTTAATTCCACATCAGGATCAATGGTGGGAAATTTAGTGAAGACAACGCCTGAACCTGTTAAAAATCTGCAAGAAGATGATGTTATACCAGAGATTATATCAGGGAGAAATTTATCGGAATCTGAATGTATACAATTGAGTGGGGCTTCAGATAAGCAGGAGGGTTTAAAGGAACTTGAAACCAATAACAATAAAACGGCTCAGATGGAGGGTGCTTCCAGCATTAATGCAGCTGCCGAGTGTGGTAACAATGGAAACAATGATGAATTTCTGAAGTCTTCAGATAGTGTTGGAGTTATTGAGGTATTATACAAGTCTTCAGATAAAATTGATGATGTTGAGATATTACAGAACGAAACGGCTCAGGTGGAGGGTGCTGGCAGCGTTAATGCAGCTGCCGAGTCTGGTAACAATGGAGACAATGATGAATTACTGAAGTCTACAGATAAAGTTGGAGTTGTTGAGGTATTGCAACACAAGACGTCAGATAAAATTGATGATGTTGAGATATTACAGAAATCTTCAGAAGAACATGCAAAAGAAGAGCCTCAACATTCTTCTGCAGATGCAACCTCTTCCATTCAAAATTGTCCGCATGTTGGAGATAATCATGCCAGCGGGATTGCATCTGAAAATCAATCTCAATTGTTCCCCGAGGATGGTGAAAATACAACTGTTACACAACAGCTTGGTTTATCTACAACTGATCTATCTGTCGATTCCAGTAGCCAAACTGATAGCTTGGAAGGCCACTGGGGTTCCGTATCAG TTCTTTCTACTCAATCAGACATGCCAGCAATTGTCGATGCCGAACTTTTAGCAACAAATGGATTGAAAGCATCAGCAGCAGAAGCAGAGATTACCGACTCAAAGAAACAGCAAGCTTTTCCAGAAGGACAGCAACAGTCTGACAAGTCAGATATGGTTGAGGCCCCATCATTCATGACATTAGTCGAACCAAGAGATGGAGACAAAGCTGCTGCTTCAGAAATCCAAACAGTACAGGCGAAAGCTGTGGCTTCGCAAGCCGGTTGGTTTCCGTCTCTTACTCACGTTGTGAATGAATCGCAAGGAAGGAAGAAGAACGAAGAAATAATCGCTAAAGTCACGAACTGGAGCACAGGGAAGCAACACACTCCCTTGAAGAACCTTTTAGGTGAGGCTGCAGTGGCCAAAGCTGAAACCAAATTCAAGCTACAAAACGCCATAGAAGATCCAGCACCGGTTGTTCAGAAAGATGAAACCAAGGTAAAAGATGGTAGCGCCTCGCCTGCAATATCGGCAAATTCACCTGTGAGTGCAAAAACGACCGTCGCAGAATCCATTAAGAAAGATGCAGGCAGAGAATGGAATTCTCCGGCTCGGTATCCGGCGGATatcaaaagagagaaaaagaaagtgAAAGGAAAACCATATTGGGCACAGTTTGTATGTTGCTCTTCTGTAAAGTAG
- the LOC126688083 gene encoding pentatricopeptide repeat-containing protein At4g14190, chloroplastic-like, with amino-acid sequence MNQISTLQNNFTTFYPYKFDATNPNFLFSKIKITKPVTCFNPSHAISHDNSTKHKTLLVESFHEHQRFKELLARLNKKGSCPLLMLEEDGDWSKDHFWTVIRFLRQCSRSDEILQVFNMWKDRETSRINEFNYEKIIEMLGEEGLMEDAVLAFTDIKTFCLSPSLQVYNSLIHGFARNGKFDDALFHLNQMKETNLTLESDTYDGLIQAYGKFKMYDEMGMCLKKMEMDGCTPDRITYNVLIEEFARAGLLTRMEKAYQRTRMERIDLKSSALIAMVEAYANFGVVDKKETVMKRVRTNTRDFNEDLVRKIALVYIENFMFSRLEKLAY; translated from the exons ATGAATCAAATTTCCACTCTGCAAAACAATTTCACAACATTTTACCCGTACAAATTtgacgcaaccaatccaaatttcCTCTTCTCCAAAATCAAAATCACTAAACCAGTCACTTGCTTCAATCCATCGCATGCCATTTCTCACGATAACTCAACCAAACACAAGACGCTCCTCGTTGAGAGCTTCCATGAGCACCAGAGGTTCAAGGAATTGCTCGCCAGGCTCAACAAGAAGGGCTCATGCCCCTTGCTAATGCTTGAGGAGGATGGCGATTGGTCCAAAGATCATTTCTGGACTGTTATCAGATTTCTTAGACAGTGCTCTAGATCTGACGAGATTCTCCAG GTCTTTAATATGTGGAAGGACAGAGAGACTTCAAGAATTAATGAATTTAACTATGAGAAGATTATAGAGATGTTAGGTGAAGAAGGTTTAATGGAAGATGCAGTCTTGGCATTCACTGATATTAAGACATTTTGTCTAAGTCCATCTCTACAAGTTTACAATTCCTTAATTCATGGTTTTGCTAGAAATGGAAAATTTGATGATGCTCTTTTTCATCTTAATCAAATGAAAGAAACCAATTTGACCTTAGAAAGCGATACCTATGATGGCTTGATACAAGCTTACGGGAAGTTCAAAATGTACGATGAGATGGGAATGTGCTTGAAGAAGATGGAGATGGATGGGTGCACTCCGGATCGGATAACTTATAATGTGCTTATCGAAGAGTTTGCACGAGCGGGTTTGCTTACAAGAATGGAAAAGGCGTATCAAAGGACTCGAATGGAAAGGATAGATTTGAAGTCTTCCGCTTTGATTGCAATGGTTGAGGCTTATGCAAATTTTGGAGTTGTGGATAAGAAGGAGACGGTTATGAAGCGGGTAAGGACCAACACACGGGATTTTAACGAAGATTTGGTTAGGAAAATAGCTCTAGTTTATATTGAAAACTTCATGTTTTCCAGATTGGAGAAGTTGGCATATTAA
- the LOC126688084 gene encoding uncharacterized protein LOC126688084, producing the protein MIELGRRPRSRSPRHYNNAQCSSCKCERAGEKYYPHNVIANLNTLTRKMVDATGRKCMVEVIINTLQEKIASLISDEPDRETEFDMRSVTRKFREWNYDIGRFQKKKEALEKECESAKRELADAHNALSDGLKFWIDSKDTVISMFHAKLYKNWGWCAYRYEIDPHLSREQREEVHTEICLHFGIIE; encoded by the exons ATGATCGAGTTAGGGAGACGCCCACGTTCCCGATCTCCCCGACATTACAACAATGCTCAGTGCTCCTCTTGCAAATGCGAGCGAGCTGGTGAGAAATACTATCCTCACAACGTCATAGCAAATCTGAATACTCTCACACGCAAAATGGTCGACGCTACCGGTAGGAAATGCATGGTAGAAGTAATTATCAACACTCTTCAAGAGAAAATAGCTTCCTTAATCTCCGATGAACCAGATCGAGAGACGGAATTCGATATGCGGAGCGTAACGAGAAAGTTTCGTGAGTGGAATTATGATATCGGGcgatttcaaaagaaaaaagaggCGCTGGAAAAAGAGTGTGAATCTGCGAAACGAGAGCTTGCTGATGCTCACAATGCTCTATCAGATGGGCTCAAATTTTGGATCGATTCGAAAGATACAGTGATTTCTATGTTCCATGCCAAACTCTACAAAAATTGGGGATGGTGTGCGTATCGCTATGAAATTGATCCACATTTATCACGGGAGCAACGTGAGGAAGTTCACACAGAAATTTGTCTTCACTTTG gGATTATAGAGTAG
- the LOC126688082 gene encoding pentatricopeptide repeat-containing protein At4g14190, chloroplastic-like, which produces MNQISTLQNNFTTFYPYKFDATNPNFLFSKIKITKPVTCFNPSHAISQDYSTKHKTLLVESFHEHQRFKELLARLNKKGSCPLQMLEDDGDWSRDHFWTVIRFLRQSSRSDEILQVFNMWKDRENSRINEFNYEKIIEMLGEEGLMEDAVLAFTDMKTFCLSPSLQVYNSLIHGFARNGKFDDALFHLNQMKETNLTLESDTYDGLIQAYGKFKMYDEMGMCLKKMEMDGCTPDRITYNVLIEEFARAGLLTRMEKAYQRTRMERIDLKSSALIAMVEAYANFGVVDKMETVMKRVRTNTRDFNEDLVRKIALVYIENFMFSRLEKLAYYITKRSGRTDMVWCLLLLSNACLLSQQGIDIVVREMEEAEVLWNIMFINIVLLAYLKIKDFTHLGIFLTNLGNHVVKPDIVTVGILFDAIDKGFRGSGTIEKWRRTGLLCRSVEMETDPLVLAAFGKGQFLRKCEEAYLSLEPGTREKKKWSYSDLIDLVVAKKNVKKSQLEEDK; this is translated from the exons ATGAATCAAATATCCACTCTCCAAAACAATTTCACAACATTTTACCCATACAAATTtgacgcaaccaatccaaatttcCTCTTCTCCAAAATCAAAATCACTAAACCAGTCACTTGCTTCAATCCATCGCATGCCATTTCTCAAGATTACTCAACCAAACACAAGACGCTCCTCGTTGAGAGCTTCCATGAGCACCAGAGGTTCAAGGAATTGCTCGCCAGGCTCAACAAGAAGGGCTCGTGCCCCTTGCAAATGCTTGAGGACGATGGCGATTGGTCCAGAGACCATTTCTGGACTGTTATTAGATTTCTTAGACAGTCGTCTAGATCTGACGAGATTCTCCAG GTCTTTAATATGTGGAAGGACAGAGAGAATTCAAGAATTAATGAATTTAACTATGAGAAGATTATAGAGATGTTAGGTGAAGAAGGTTTAATGGAAGATGCAGTCTTGGCATTCACTGATATGAAGACATTTTGTTTAAGTCCATCTCTACAAGTTTACAATTCTTTAATACATGGATTTGCTAGAAATGGAAAATTTGATGATGCTCTTTTTCATCTTAATCAAATGAAAGAAACCAATTTGACCTTAGAAAGCGATACCTATGATGGCTTGATACAAGCTTACGGGAAGTTCAAAATGTACGATGAGATGGGAATGTGCTTGAAGAAGATGGAGATGGATGGGTGTACTCCAGATCGGATAACTTATAATGTGCTTATCGAAGAGTTTGCACGAGCGGGTTTGCTTACAAGAATGGAAAAGGCGTATCAAAGGACTCGAATGGAAAGGATAGATTTGAAGTCTTCTGCTTTGATTGCAATGGTTGAGGCTTATGCAAATTTTGGAGTTGTGGATAAGATGGAGACGGTTATGAAGCGGGTAAGGACCAACACACGGGATTTTAATGAAGATTTGGTTAGGAAAATAGCTCTAGTTTATATTGAAAACTTCATGTTTTCGAGATTGGAGAAGTTGGCAtattatattacgaaaagaaGCGGTAGAACGGATATGGTTTGGTGTCTACTACTTCTTTCTAATGCGTGTTTGCTCAGCCAACAAGGCATTGATATTGTTGTGAGGGAGATGGAAGAAGCAGAAGTGTTGTGGaacataatgtttataaacattgttTTGCTAGCGTATTTGAAGATTAAAGACTTTACGCACTTGGGGATCTTCCTCACCAACTTGGGGAACCATGTTGTCAAACCCGATATAGTCACTGTTGGAATTCTATTTGACGCAATTGATAAAGGTTTTCGAGGGAGTGGAACGATAGAGAAGTGGAGAAGAACGGGTCTTCTTTGCAGAAGCGTGGAAATGGAAACCGACCCTTTAGTTCTTGCTGCATTTGGAAAGGGCCAGTTCCTCAGGAAATGTGAAGAGGCTTATTTATCTCTGGAACCTGGGActagagaaaagaaaaaatggagTTACAGTGATCTCATTGATTTAGTAGTGGCTAAGAAAAATGTGAAGAAGTCTCAGTTGGAAGAAGACAAATGA
- the LOC126686016 gene encoding protein PUTATIVE RECOMBINATION INITIATION DEFECT 1 has protein sequence MFFPEEDSQNQDHDPIISDQHSQPPHCCCTQGHRSTLSLPTQNQDSLFCLHCFSNLITNSRAPTFHVSYALSQLSLALSHPPFLHALLSLHPHFLISPLVRALSAFDDDSIARQIVDIINSICSESHSLDLCVDFVLVVSDFISTGTLAWSCRQVYMLHCFGVVLNCCVNNPYGQIKDKDSLLSNLVTGLQLPSDEIRGEILYVLYKLSVFQCAYEEGDGINSLFAFCPKLLHLSLEALLKTQDDAVRLNCVAFLTILARKGFFENVYANNLSSMSSDEADSCMQTADHGVDSQPLDLLFAEAIKGPLLSSDRQIQISTLNLIFQYLSWEGASEKQIQILVKENIVDYVFEILRLSECKDPVVNSCLLVLDLFSTVMEGFKERLIIGFSTLIPVLHYVCEVPFHPVQYQTLKLISNGISDCPGIMSTSDIEELIVDLAKMFKRHTNGEMGMTPETFTIVCSIFVAVLKTSSFQGNSGLLKLVEEAVNDAILACLNISEKNSSQLLHALYLLKEAYGCCDEKLSTNNSSITELQHCIVDICTSHILPWIRTVIDEVEEETVLGILETFHTLLLHDSIRVTQFARILVTSSWFSVSFGYLGLFPTEKMKLRVYLMLSSLVDILMGNDTGQPIRDAVSSLPTDPLDLLFLLGQKTAQNPSLSTCQSAVLVILHTSSLYNDRLADEKSILASLDQYILINKNDAISEEAMKQMVNLYGLCRSVSEKDYRFPYSPEAERILFHLVTQNEWDLPSSRIHFESLKWLFQQEKLIKPLSYQVLNFSKSNGSIGTQILGHGENNQTMNVQVITELVTSEDNYAARLLVDLLMHLVHEESEDGEITCMVNLLAAIISISPAAADQLCLNGIGNTIRNIYYKPRIFLSPHTFMLTSLLVFNILQSVNPDALCDDEAWLAVTVKLMDSLALFMAEKSLSAEGLRVFAIFSIILQQSTCKALWGASKAIIFNSTLASIINSTIHEACSKGPALFDYNEGTSIGEALIFVLLLYYFSLKSLHVLLPEDVNWQSLLDLSNTSQPLTYIRIYCHDLCRLMHFGSPPVKLVASYCLLEIIIRISEQINKKNEELKCSIGYLMSMVATLEGLVFYSDIRVSINCSLCLSMISGWEKLNMKEAKVFADNTWCRLIVEELALSLAVPCLPSKSFTNFHRPAVHVAVALLKAQKSLQWMRTVFDDPCISGITKNIEASNVTYEIVLLFRELMNSNFLRAEQIANLNRVLQESRKYIYSEDSQSDCTYEHIKKRVVAKGDLGDVCEYLIHLMSSHTPLNIASINLPTAKRLLFEEIEMFFKDLIVVVEGDS, from the exons ATGTTCTTCCCAGAAGAAGACTCGCAAAATCAAGATCACGATCCAATAATCTCCGATCAACACTCACAACCACCGCACTGCTGCTGTACTCAAGGTCACAGATCCACACTCTCCCTCCCGACGCAAAACCAAGACTCTCTCTTCTGTCTGCATTGCTTCTCCAACCTCATCACCAACTCACGCGCTCCGACGTTCCACGTCTCCTACGCTCTCTCTCAGCTCTCCCTCGCCCTTTCTCACCCGCCGTTTCTCCACGCTCTCCTCTCGCTCCATCCGCATTTCCTCATCTCGCCTCTCGTACGCGCTCTCTCGGCGTTTGATGACGACTCGATCGCTCGACAGATCGTTGATATTATTAATTCTATCTGCTCTGAATCTCATTCGCTTGATTTGTGTGTTGATTTTGTTCTTGTAGTGTCTGATTTTATTTCTACCGGAACCCTAGCTTGGAGCTGCCGCCAAGTTTATATG CTTCACTGTTTTGGAGTTGTTCTGAACTGCTGTGTAAATAATCCGTACGGTCAAATTAAAGACAAAGATTCTCTATTATCCAATCTTGTTACTGGTCTTCAGTTGCCAAG TGATGAAATTCGAGGGGAGATTTTATATGTTCTATACAAATTATCCGTTTTCCAATGTGCATATGAGGAAGGTGACGGGATTAACTCGCTTTTCGCCTTCTGTCCGAAGCTTTTGCATTTGTCCCTGGAGGCTCTTTTGAAGACCCAGGATGATGCTGTCCGGTTGAATTGTGTAG CATTCTTGACAATTCTTGCTCGGAAAGGGTTTTTTGAGAATGTATATGCAAATAATTTAAGTAGCATGAGTTCTGATGAAGCTGATAGTTGCATGCAAACAGCAGACCATGGAGTCGACAGTCAACCTCTGGATCTCTTATTTGCTGAGGCCATTAAAGGCCCACTTCTTTCATCTGACAGGCAAATCCAAATTAGCACGTTAAATCTAATCTTCCAGTATTTGTCATGGGAAGGAGCCTCGGAGAAACAGATCCAAATTTTGGTCAAAGAAAACATTGTGGACTATGTATTCGAAATTCTAAGGCTTTCAG AATGTAAGGATCCAGTTGTCAACTCTTGCCTTCTGGTTCTTGATCTGTTTTCAACAGTCATGGAAGGTTTTAAAGAGAGACTGATTATCGGATTTTCAACTCTGATTCCAGTTCTACATTATGTATGCGAAGTTCCTTTTCATCCTGTTCAATATCAAACACTGAAGCTCATCTCAAATGGCATATCTGATTGTCCAGGAATTATGTCGACTTCTGATATTGAGGAATTAATTGTTGATTTGGCAAAGATGTTTAAGAGGCATACCAATGGGGAGATGGGCATGACTCCAGAAACATTCACAATAGTCTGCTCAATTTTTGTTGCTGTTCTAAAAACCTCATCTTTCCAAGGGAATTCTGGTCTGTTAAAATTGGTGGAAGAAGCAGTAAACGATGCTATTTTAGCTTGTCTAAATATCTCAGAAAAAAATTCCAGCCAACTTTTACATGCGCTATATCTACTTAAAGAGGCATATGGATGCTGTGATGAAAAACTATCTACAAACAACTCTAGTATTACAGAGTTGCAACACTGTATTGTAGATATTTGCACATCACATATCTTACCCTGGATTAGAACAGTTATTGATGAAGTGGAAGAGGAAACTGTCCTGGGAATATTGGAAACTTTTCATACTTTATTGCTTCATGATTCCATCCGAGTGACACAATTCGCAAGGATCTTGGTTACATCATCTTGGTTCAGTGTCTCATTTGGATATCTAGGATTATTCCCTACAGAAAAAATGAAATTGAGAGTATACCTAATGCTCAGTTCACTTGTAGATATTCTTATGGGAAATGACACAGGACAACCTATTCGGGATGCTGTTTCAAGTCTTCCAACTGACCCATTAGATCTGTTATTTCTGCTTGGGCAGAAGACTGCACAAAATCCGTCATTATCTACTTGTCAGTCTGCAGTTTTGGTGATTTTACATACAAGTTCATTATATAATGACAG GCTTGCAGATGAGAAGTCTATATTAGCTTCTCTAGATCAATACATTCTTATCAACAAAAATGATGCCATTAGCGAAGAGGCAATGAAGCAAATGGTAAATCTTTATGGTCTTTGTCGGAGTGTTTCTGAGAAGGATTACAGATTCCCCTACAGTCCAGAAGCTGAGAGGATTTTGTTTCATCTGGTGACTCAAAATGAATGGGATTTGCCGTCTTCAAGAATTCACTTTGAGTCCCTGAAGTGGTTGTTTCAACAAGAGAAACTCATCAAGCCATTGTCTTACCAAGTTCTGAACTTTAGCAAAAGTAATGGTTCAATTGGGACCCAAATTCTTGGTCATGGGGAAAATAATCAAACTATGAATGTGCAAGTAATAACAGAATTGGTAACATCAGAAGACAACTATGCAGCTAGACTTCTAGTAGACTTATTGATGCACCTTGTTCATGAAGAAAGCGAAGATGGTGAAATTACATGTATGGTAAATCTCTTGGCAGCTATCATTAGCATCTCTCCAGCAGCAGCTGATCAATTGTGTTTGAATGGCATAGGAAACACTATCCGAAATATCTATTACAAGCctagaatttttttatctcCGCATACATTCATGCTCACCTCACTTCTAGTATTTAATATTCTACAGTCCGTCAATCCTGACGCATTGTGTGATGATGAAGCTTGGCTTGCAGTGACTGTGAAG CTGATGGACAGTCTTGCCCTTTTCATGGCTGAAAAAAGCTTGTCTGCTGAAGGTCTTCGAGTATTTgccattttttcaattattttgcAACAATCCACCTGTAAAGCATTATGGGGAGCTTCTAAAGCCATAATTTTCAATTCTACTCTGGCATCTATAATAAACAGCACAATTCATGAGGCTTGTTCAAAGGGGCCAGCTTTATTTGATTACAACGAAGGAACAAGCATCGGAGAAGCTTTGATATTCGTGCTTTTACtctattatttttctttaaaaag TTTGCATgttcttcttcctgaggatgtGAATTGGCAAAGTTTACTTGATCTATCAAATACGTCGCAGCCACTTACATATATTAGAATCTACTGCCATGACTTATGTAGGCTGATGCATTTTGGGTCCCCCCCAGTCAAGCTCGTCGCCTCATATTGCTTGCTGGAGATAATTATAAGAATATCAGAACAGATAAACAAGAAAAATGAGGAACTTAAATGCTCTATAGGTTACCTAATGTCTATGGTGGCCACATTAGAAGGCCTAGTATTTTACAGCGACATCAGAGTGTCGATAAACTGCAGTCTTTGTCTATCAATGATTTCAGGATGGGAAAAACTGAATATGAAGGAGGCAAAGGTGTTTGCAGATAATACTTGGTGCAGACTGATTGTAGAAGAATTGGCATTGTCTTTGGCTGTTCCTTGTTTACCATCAAAGTCTTTCACTAATTTTCACAGGCCTGCTGTTCATGTAGCAGTTGCATTGCTAAAGGCTCAAAAATCTCTTCAGTGGATGAGGACTGTGTTTGATGATCCTTGCATTTCTGGTATAACTAAAAACATTGAAGCCAGTAATGTCACCTATGAAATCGTGCTTTTATTTAGGGAGCTGATGAACTCCAATTTCCTAAGGGCTGAGCAGATTGCTAATCTAAATCGGGTGCTTCAG GAAAGCAGGAAATATATTTACTCTGAAGATTCCCAAAGTGATTGCACATACGAGCATATTAAGAAAAGGGTCGTTGCTAAGGGTGATTTGGGAGATGTCTGTGAGTATCTCATTCACTTAATGTCATCTCACACACCTTTAAACATAGCTTCAATTAATTTACCAACAGCCAAAAGGTTATTATTTGAAGAAATAGAAATGTTTTTCAAGGATTTGATAGTAGTCGTTGAGGGTGACAGCTAA